Proteins from a genomic interval of Armatimonadota bacterium:
- a CDS encoding Gfo/Idh/MocA family oxidoreductase, with translation MKAAIIGAGMWGKNIVRTLNAMDALDSVTELDPGLRSGLVEAYPGITVYDNIDPVMKSGVSAVCIAVPAPWHYDIAKEALESGKNVFVEKPMTLSAKDSEDLVRIARERDKILMVGHLLLYQPAVQWIKQAITSSTIGEHKSIHQHRLGLGRARDVENVLWSLGVHYVAVALFLIGNKPETIEAQGQRVLQPTIEDDVHVHMTFPGGVQNYLHCSWLWPIKDRGMVLIGSKGMLVYNELEQNVTLHRKTVGSDLKNIDNGSELVYEGSGQPLTLELTHFLECCTQRKTPISNGESGVEVIKVLQAAAEKFNQVD, from the coding sequence ATGAAAGCCGCAATTATTGGGGCCGGGATGTGGGGCAAAAACATTGTTCGCACGCTGAACGCGATGGATGCGCTGGACAGTGTCACGGAGCTTGATCCAGGTCTGCGAAGTGGCCTTGTCGAGGCATATCCCGGCATTACCGTATATGATAATATCGATCCGGTAATGAAAAGCGGCGTTTCGGCGGTGTGCATTGCGGTGCCGGCTCCGTGGCATTATGATATTGCGAAAGAAGCGCTTGAGTCAGGTAAGAATGTTTTCGTGGAGAAGCCGATGACGCTTTCGGCAAAGGATAGCGAAGACCTTGTGCGCATTGCCCGCGAGCGTGATAAAATTCTTATGGTCGGGCACCTGCTGCTCTATCAGCCCGCTGTTCAGTGGATAAAACAGGCAATTACCTCGTCAACGATAGGCGAGCACAAGAGCATACATCAGCATCGTCTGGGCCTTGGCCGCGCACGCGACGTCGAAAACGTGCTCTGGAGCCTCGGCGTGCACTATGTGGCCGTCGCTTTGTTCCTGATTGGTAATAAGCCGGAGACTATCGAAGCTCAGGGGCAGAGAGTGCTTCAGCCGACTATCGAGGACGACGTCCATGTTCATATGACATTTCCAGGGGGTGTGCAGAATTATCTTCACTGTTCCTGGCTCTGGCCGATCAAGGACCGCGGTATGGTGCTGATCGGTTCAAAAGGAATGTTGGTCTATAATGAGCTGGAACAGAACGTGACTTTGCATCGCAAGACAGTCGGCTCAGACCTCAAGAATATCGATAACGGGTCAGAACTGGTCTATGAAGGAAGCGGGCAGCCGCTCACGCTGGAGTTGACCCATTTTCTGGAGTGCTGCACGCAGCGTAAGACACCAATTTCAAACGGTGAAAGCGGTGTGGAGGTAATTAAAGTATTGCAGGCGGCAGCAGAAAAGTTTAACCAGGTTGACTGA
- a CDS encoding SpoIID/LytB domain-containing protein, which yields MHRKFLFTFIAFGIILSARAFGETSDTLRVGLTRFSNCASLTVSSSSGAIIISSDGNKTASSVAIQISDSTVSVRPDNSDSVISASPISLSCDKPDGLLILDSPASKEMKYRGSIEVSINNGKLSIVNIVNVEDYLLGVMPAEMGDSSPTEALRAQAITARTYALGNKRKHSSQGFDVCDSTHCQTYNGANSERARCSQAVIDTKGMALTYDGKVAEVMYSTDCGGATVNYSETHPNSNFPYLCGTVDPDDIARITWEQPYTLQKLGEKLVAAGVKEADGLQNIVISKTGSTGRPLEAQVTGTAGSTTVKIEKIRAALGFKSAMFTIESDGNGKVVFKGKGSGHGVGLCQRGTIGLASAPHNYTYAQILAHYFPGTVISGGAPVVAAADVTQVDDQILKAPVPVANKHNKTTKAEKQPVIFDVRLAPPDSL from the coding sequence TTGCACAGGAAGTTCTTGTTTACATTCATCGCGTTCGGCATCATCCTGTCTGCTCGCGCGTTCGGTGAAACATCTGATACGCTCCGAGTAGGTCTGACGCGCTTCAGTAACTGCGCTTCGCTTACAGTCAGTTCATCATCGGGCGCAATTATAATAAGCAGCGATGGAAACAAGACTGCGAGCAGTGTCGCAATACAGATATCGGACTCAACCGTCAGCGTAAGGCCGGATAACAGCGATTCAGTAATATCGGCTTCCCCGATCAGCTTATCTTGCGATAAACCGGACGGACTGCTTATACTCGATAGCCCGGCATCAAAAGAGATGAAATATCGCGGTTCCATCGAGGTGAGCATTAACAATGGGAAGCTGAGTATCGTAAACATTGTAAACGTTGAGGATTATCTGCTAGGAGTTATGCCTGCGGAGATGGGCGATTCCAGCCCCACAGAAGCCCTGCGGGCACAGGCAATCACCGCGAGGACATATGCTCTAGGCAACAAACGCAAGCACTCCTCTCAAGGGTTTGATGTTTGCGACAGCACCCACTGTCAGACATACAACGGAGCTAATTCGGAGAGAGCCAGGTGCAGCCAGGCTGTGATCGATACGAAAGGCATGGCGCTGACCTATGACGGCAAGGTCGCTGAGGTTATGTATTCAACAGACTGCGGCGGGGCAACTGTAAACTACTCCGAGACACATCCAAACTCTAACTTCCCGTATCTGTGCGGCACTGTCGACCCGGACGATATAGCACGTATCACCTGGGAGCAGCCATACACTCTCCAAAAACTGGGCGAAAAGCTCGTGGCGGCGGGAGTCAAAGAAGCCGACGGTCTGCAGAACATAGTCATCTCAAAGACTGGGTCAACAGGCAGGCCGCTGGAAGCGCAAGTAACCGGCACGGCAGGGAGCACAACAGTTAAGATTGAAAAGATCCGCGCGGCGCTAGGGTTTAAGAGCGCAATGTTCACTATCGAGTCGGATGGAAATGGGAAAGTCGTATTTAAGGGCAAGGGCTCAGGCCATGGTGTTGGGCTATGCCAGAGGGGCACAATAGGCCTTGCATCAGCGCCCCACAACTACACTTATGCGCAAATACTTGCTCACTATTTCCCGGGTACCGTGATAAGCGGAGGAGCGCCTGTTGTAGCTGCAGCGGACGTGACGCAGGTGGATGATCAGATATTAAAAGCTCCGGTACCGGTTGCAAATAAGCACAATAAGACCACAAAGGCAGAAAAACAGCCGGTGATCTTCGATGTCAGGCTTGCCCCCCCCGACTCGCTTTAA
- the wecB gene encoding UDP-N-acetylglucosamine 2-epimerase (non-hydrolyzing), which translates to MKICTIVGARPQFIKVSPVSRTIKTAGHNEILIHTGQHYDHRMSQVFFDELGIKEPDINMEIGSGSHAEMTAKMLIGVERIILEHNPDWVLVYGDTNSTLAGALAAVKLHIPIAHVESGLRSFNRRMPEEINRIVADSVSDILFAPTQDAAKNLANEGIPARRVHLVGDVMYDAVLLHGSKADRESKILNALGLESGKFVLSTVHRAENTDELNRINAIIGGLSKLAKEIPVVLPLHPRTREALKRCSLLETAKRNLKLIEPVGYLDMIKLEKSAALIATDSGGVQKEAFFQRIPCVTLRDETEWVELVEMGWNSLCPPTGAEHIAEALRSMIGVVGRDEHPYGDGNASEKIARILTETQC; encoded by the coding sequence ATGAAAATATGTACCATAGTCGGCGCAAGGCCCCAATTCATAAAAGTCAGCCCCGTAAGTCGAACAATCAAGACAGCAGGTCATAACGAAATTCTCATCCATACAGGTCAGCATTATGATCATAGAATGTCTCAAGTGTTTTTTGACGAACTGGGAATAAAAGAGCCGGACATAAACATGGAAATAGGCTCGGGTTCACACGCCGAAATGACGGCCAAAATGCTTATTGGAGTGGAAAGGATCATCTTGGAGCACAATCCCGATTGGGTCTTGGTCTACGGCGACACCAACTCGACACTTGCCGGCGCACTTGCCGCCGTAAAGCTTCACATACCAATTGCACATGTAGAATCAGGGCTGAGGTCTTTCAACAGACGAATGCCGGAAGAAATCAACAGAATTGTCGCTGATTCGGTATCCGACATCCTTTTCGCCCCGACACAGGACGCAGCCAAAAATCTAGCCAATGAAGGTATACCTGCCAGGCGAGTGCACTTGGTAGGCGATGTCATGTATGACGCTGTGCTACTCCACGGAAGCAAAGCTGACCGCGAAAGCAAGATTTTGAATGCTTTGGGATTGGAATCGGGAAAATTCGTACTTTCGACAGTGCACCGCGCCGAAAACACAGACGAACTGAACCGAATCAATGCTATTATAGGCGGACTGAGCAAGCTGGCAAAGGAAATTCCGGTAGTGCTGCCGCTCCATCCGAGGACTCGAGAAGCTTTGAAACGCTGCAGTCTTCTGGAAACTGCGAAAAGGAATTTGAAGCTGATCGAACCGGTCGGCTATCTGGATATGATCAAGCTGGAAAAGAGCGCTGCCCTCATTGCCACCGATTCCGGTGGCGTGCAGAAAGAAGCGTTCTTCCAAAGGATTCCATGCGTAACCTTGCGAGATGAGACTGAATGGGTTGAATTGGTAGAGATGGGCTGGAACAGTCTCTGCCCGCCAACGGGCGCCGAGCATATTGCAGAGGCTTTGCGCTCAATGATCGGTGTTGTCGGCAGAGACGAACATCCTTACGGCGATGGCAACGCATCCGAAAAGATTGCCCGAATTCTGACCGAAACCCAATGTTAA
- a CDS encoding nucleotide sugar dehydrogenase, whose amino-acid sequence MANTKQALLDKIKNRTALVGVAGLGYVGLPFAVEKAKMGFRVIGVDRNPKRVDMVNRGENFISDVKDEELKELVGKGLISAVGGYDEAGDLDVLVIAVPTPLTKNLSPDLQYVENVTKLFADHIRPGQLISLESTTYPGTTEEVIQPVLESGGLKADKDFFLAHSPERVDPGNKRYTTKNTNKVVGGVGPDSLEVAIAFYSSTIEHVVPVSSAKAAELVKVYENTFRAVNIALVNELALLCDRMGLSVWEVLDAAFTKPFGIMPFYPGPGVGGHCIPLDPHYLEWKAKELNFNTQFIRLAGETNRHMPEFVCEKTWRVLNELGIAPSRSKLLVLGVTYKKDLNDCRESPSLEILEMLVKDGATIKYHDPFVSDFKFNSIEMKSEPLTVKLLGEQDMVLILTDHSNVDYDFVVANSKKVFDTRNATRMITKHRERITLL is encoded by the coding sequence ATGGCTAATACCAAGCAAGCTTTACTTGATAAGATTAAAAACAGAACTGCGCTTGTTGGTGTCGCGGGTCTTGGCTACGTTGGGCTGCCGTTCGCTGTCGAAAAAGCCAAGATGGGCTTTAGAGTCATCGGCGTCGATCGCAATCCAAAGCGTGTGGATATGGTCAATCGCGGCGAGAATTTCATATCCGATGTCAAAGATGAAGAGCTCAAAGAACTGGTCGGCAAGGGGCTGATCTCCGCTGTGGGTGGTTATGATGAAGCAGGCGACTTGGATGTCCTTGTAATAGCCGTTCCGACACCTCTGACAAAGAATCTTTCCCCCGACCTTCAGTATGTAGAGAATGTCACGAAGCTTTTCGCGGATCACATCCGCCCCGGTCAGCTCATCAGCCTTGAGTCTACAACATACCCCGGAACAACCGAAGAGGTGATTCAGCCGGTGCTCGAGTCCGGCGGTCTCAAGGCCGACAAGGATTTCTTCCTTGCGCATTCACCCGAGCGCGTGGACCCGGGCAACAAACGCTACACTACCAAAAACACAAACAAGGTGGTCGGCGGTGTCGGACCTGATTCGCTGGAAGTTGCTATTGCGTTCTATTCGTCAACAATCGAGCATGTCGTTCCCGTTTCGAGCGCCAAGGCAGCCGAGCTTGTAAAGGTATACGAAAACACTTTTCGCGCAGTCAATATTGCGCTTGTAAACGAGCTGGCTTTGTTGTGCGATCGTATGGGGCTGAGTGTGTGGGAGGTCTTGGATGCCGCATTTACAAAGCCTTTCGGAATCATGCCTTTTTATCCGGGCCCGGGCGTAGGTGGTCACTGTATACCTCTTGATCCCCATTATCTGGAATGGAAAGCAAAAGAGCTTAATTTTAATACGCAGTTCATAAGGCTGGCCGGTGAGACAAACCGTCACATGCCCGAGTTTGTGTGTGAGAAGACCTGGCGCGTGCTCAACGAACTCGGAATTGCGCCGTCAAGGTCAAAGTTATTGGTGCTGGGAGTAACATACAAAAAGGACCTGAATGACTGCAGAGAATCGCCGTCACTTGAAATACTGGAGATGCTGGTAAAAGACGGCGCTACAATAAAGTATCACGATCCGTTCGTTTCCGATTTCAAGTTCAATTCGATAGAGATGAAAAGTGAGCCATTGACCGTAAAGCTGCTTGGCGAGCAGGATATGGTTTTGATTCTGACCGATCACTCCAATGTGGATTATGATTTTGTCGTAGCTAACTCCAAGAAAGTCTTTGATACGCGCAACGCTACGCGAATGATTACAAAACACAGGGAAAGGATCACTTTATTATGA
- a CDS encoding DegT/DnrJ/EryC1/StrS family aminotransferase yields MANKIPLLDMSPEIESIWDEIMPAIQDVLKKGQFIMGPNVKEFEAEMAAYLGVKHAIACNSGTDALVMGVRALGVGNGDEVITTPFTFFATAEAISHAGATPVFVDIDPVTFNIDVSQIESKITPKTKAIIPVHLYGHAVDMDPVLEIAARRGLKVLEDCAQAFGSEYKGRKAASIGDGGALSFFPSKTMGACGDGGMFTTNNDDVAAKVRMLRAHGAAKKYYNEVIGYNSRLDEIQAAILRIKLRHIDEWNAGRRAVASRYNEMFKDVPGVITPAEAGYTKHVYHQYTVRVTDGKRDEIQKKMGENGVGSFVYYPVPVNRLPVYSDLGIAVLPNSDLCSTEVLSLPIWPKMPHETQKIVAEQFKAAFKK; encoded by the coding sequence ATGGCAAACAAGATACCTCTTCTGGATATGTCTCCGGAAATCGAGTCAATATGGGACGAAATCATGCCCGCAATTCAGGATGTTCTGAAAAAAGGGCAATTCATAATGGGACCGAACGTCAAAGAATTCGAGGCAGAGATGGCGGCCTATCTTGGCGTGAAGCATGCAATTGCGTGTAACTCCGGCACTGATGCGTTGGTAATGGGCGTTCGAGCGCTGGGTGTCGGCAATGGCGACGAAGTCATCACGACGCCGTTCACGTTTTTTGCGACAGCCGAAGCCATAAGCCATGCAGGAGCAACTCCGGTTTTTGTTGATATCGATCCGGTGACGTTCAACATCGATGTCTCGCAGATCGAGTCCAAGATCACTCCTAAAACAAAGGCCATCATTCCGGTGCATCTCTACGGTCATGCGGTCGATATGGACCCGGTGCTTGAAATTGCTGCAAGGCGTGGGCTCAAAGTCTTGGAAGATTGCGCTCAGGCTTTCGGCAGCGAGTATAAGGGCAGAAAAGCAGCTTCGATAGGCGACGGCGGCGCTCTGTCATTCTTCCCGTCGAAAACAATGGGGGCCTGCGGCGACGGCGGTATGTTTACGACCAACAACGATGATGTTGCGGCCAAAGTCCGCATGCTCAGAGCCCATGGAGCGGCGAAAAAGTATTACAACGAGGTTATCGGATACAATTCCAGGCTTGATGAGATTCAAGCTGCGATCCTTCGCATAAAGCTGCGCCATATCGACGAGTGGAATGCGGGTCGCAGAGCTGTAGCCTCTCGCTACAATGAAATGTTCAAGGATGTTCCCGGAGTGATTACTCCTGCCGAGGCCGGTTATACCAAGCACGTCTACCATCAGTATACGGTCCGCGTCACAGACGGCAAGCGCGATGAAATACAAAAAAAGATGGGCGAAAATGGCGTGGGATCATTCGTGTACTATCCGGTGCCGGTCAACAGACTGCCGGTATATAGCGATTTGGGCATTGCCGTGCTGCCAAACTCAGACCTCTGCTCGACCGAGGTCCTGAGCTTGCCGATTTGGCCCAAAATGCCTCATGAAACCCAGAAGATAGTGGCGGAGCAGTTCAAGGCAGCTTTTAAAAAGTGA
- a CDS encoding DapH/DapD/GlmU-related protein — protein MSDYFVHESAYVDEGAKIGKGTKIWHFSHIMSGSEIGEGCILGQNVCVSPGVKVGKKCKIQNNVSLYEGVILEDYVFCGPSMVFTNVITPRSEYPRATSEHYHKTLVKRGASIGANATIRCGITLNECAFVAAGAVVTKDVPSYAIVAGVPAKIIGWMSAYGDVMDFSTSDTYTDSIGHTYKKLSDIEVIKVKE, from the coding sequence ATGAGTGATTATTTCGTACACGAATCGGCATATGTCGATGAGGGCGCAAAGATAGGCAAAGGCACGAAGATATGGCATTTCAGTCATATTATGTCCGGCTCCGAAATCGGAGAGGGTTGTATTCTAGGGCAAAATGTGTGTGTATCGCCCGGTGTCAAAGTGGGTAAGAAGTGCAAAATTCAAAATAATGTCTCGCTGTACGAGGGGGTTATCCTCGAAGATTACGTATTCTGCGGACCGAGCATGGTCTTTACAAATGTGATAACTCCGCGTTCGGAATATCCCAGAGCCACAAGCGAGCACTATCACAAGACACTGGTAAAGCGCGGTGCAAGCATCGGCGCAAATGCTACGATCCGGTGTGGAATCACACTGAATGAATGCGCATTTGTGGCCGCCGGAGCAGTTGTCACTAAAGATGTGCCAAGCTATGCGATAGTCGCGGGAGTGCCGGCAAAGATAATCGGCTGGATGAGCGCCTATGGCGATGTAATGGATTTCTCAACCAGCGACACATACACGGACAGTATCGGCCACACATACAAGAAATTGAGCGATATTGAAGTGATCAAGGTTAAGGAATAG
- a CDS encoding SurA N-terminal domain-containing protein, with protein MSIYKLRTEFGQHLKWVMLGIAIIFIVGAIFTFGAMPGSKGGNRVQGGNDVVAVVNGKEIQRSDFENAWEATSEQAKERGIRSALQLADYRAAVFAQMVQGRLILSEAEKMGVDISDRKVNDEVDKEVVKALMQNRESIMGSDLSDDERTLDPRDDSKFKRELSSIGQSIGVMEDAIREKIPADDIRAKLAYEGIQNKIEKSLKPVSEQDVTDSYNVYKIRQISFLKGMMPEDQLKTRINKIMTEIRGGADFAKIAKENSQGSLMNSSSATEYSFDTRWSLPAQVRDAIAKLEPGGVSSPIKTDYGTFIVKLESVTPKLPAKMDKKTNADRRKQIADDRKMAGLMTFQTQMQKDENVKVSDPELRAYWLIVKSRTAFTDPTKSMKMSADAINALKKARANRLDNQMINAKLAQLLYENGKVKEGLDILYPLVEGANDTIDTPDLRILLGDMLMAQAAKDKPEQKAATTAKALEQYKTASDVAHNDRASHEQLVTKFQQLKHPELVAAEQKWLADYDKRAKAMQAEQRRSAPKPSENGSKK; from the coding sequence ATGAGTATATACAAACTGAGAACTGAGTTCGGCCAGCACCTCAAGTGGGTCATGCTTGGGATAGCCATTATCTTTATTGTAGGTGCAATCTTTACATTCGGAGCCATGCCCGGCAGCAAAGGCGGCAACCGTGTTCAGGGCGGCAACGATGTAGTCGCCGTAGTCAACGGCAAAGAAATACAGCGGTCCGACTTTGAGAATGCCTGGGAAGCCACAAGTGAACAGGCAAAGGAGAGGGGAATTCGCTCTGCTCTTCAACTTGCCGATTACAGGGCGGCGGTATTCGCCCAGATGGTCCAGGGCCGCTTGATACTCAGCGAAGCCGAAAAGATGGGTGTCGATATCAGCGACCGCAAAGTCAATGATGAGGTCGACAAAGAAGTTGTCAAGGCGCTCATGCAGAACCGTGAGTCGATTATGGGCAGCGACCTGTCCGATGATGAGCGCACTCTTGATCCAAGAGATGATTCGAAATTCAAGAGAGAACTATCCAGTATCGGTCAATCCATTGGTGTTATGGAAGATGCGATCCGCGAAAAAATTCCAGCCGATGATATCCGCGCCAAGTTGGCATATGAAGGTATACAGAACAAGATCGAAAAGAGTCTCAAGCCCGTTTCGGAGCAGGATGTCACGGACAGCTACAATGTCTACAAAATACGGCAGATATCCTTCCTGAAGGGTATGATGCCGGAAGACCAGCTAAAGACGCGCATCAACAAGATCATGACCGAGATCAGAGGCGGAGCAGACTTTGCAAAGATAGCGAAGGAGAACTCACAGGGTTCGTTGATGAACAGCAGTTCTGCGACGGAATACTCGTTCGATACTCGCTGGTCACTGCCTGCCCAGGTCCGAGATGCTATCGCCAAGTTAGAGCCGGGTGGGGTCTCTTCGCCCATCAAGACGGACTACGGCACGTTTATTGTCAAACTGGAGAGCGTGACGCCCAAACTCCCTGCAAAGATGGACAAAAAGACTAATGCCGACAGACGCAAGCAGATTGCCGATGATCGCAAAATGGCAGGTCTGATGACTTTCCAGACACAGATGCAGAAGGACGAGAATGTCAAGGTCAGTGATCCCGAGCTGCGCGCATACTGGTTGATAGTAAAATCACGCACGGCTTTTACGGATCCCACAAAGAGCATGAAGATGTCTGCGGACGCTATCAACGCTTTGAAGAAAGCGCGTGCCAATCGGCTCGACAATCAGATGATCAATGCCAAGCTTGCCCAGCTTCTCTATGAGAACGGCAAGGTCAAAGAAGGCTTGGATATACTCTACCCGTTGGTCGAGGGCGCAAACGATACGATTGATACTCCTGACCTGCGAATTCTTCTGGGTGATATGCTGATGGCTCAGGCCGCGAAAGACAAGCCCGAGCAGAAGGCTGCAACGACCGCAAAAGCTCTGGAGCAGTATAAGACCGCAAGTGATGTGGCGCACAACGATAGAGCGTCTCACGAGCAGTTGGTAACCAAGTTCCAGCAGCTCAAGCATCCTGAGCTTGTCGCCGCTGAGCAGAAGTGGCTTGCCGATTATGATAAGCGAGCCAAGGCAATGCAGGCCGAACAGCGCAGAAGCGCACCCAAGCCGTCCGAGAATGGGAGTAAAAAATAG
- the rsmI gene encoding 16S rRNA (cytidine(1402)-2'-O)-methyltransferase, translated as MPGKLYIVATPIGNLEDISFRALRTLKEADVIAAEDTRVTKKLLSHFDIHTSLISYHQHSKAEKSEQILEMLLDGKNVALVSDAGTPGISDPGHELIALCIGEGVSVESIPGPTAVITALVVSGLPTAHFAFDGFPPRKSSERKAFFQSLKHEMRTICLYESPLRLIKTLESVRDELGDRQIAIVREATKMFEETYRGTVSGAIEYFTERKPRGEFVIVISGASVPAAEEEPRVSLASRLAQLMESGESERDAVRRAMIEFKLPKRQVYAAALQLKASRGGQA; from the coding sequence ATGCCCGGTAAACTCTACATAGTCGCTACACCAATTGGCAATCTCGAGGATATCTCCTTCAGGGCGCTGCGCACGCTCAAGGAAGCAGATGTCATCGCCGCCGAGGATACGCGCGTCACAAAGAAGCTCCTGAGCCATTTTGATATCCATACATCTCTGATCTCATATCACCAGCACAGCAAGGCCGAAAAGTCCGAGCAAATACTTGAGATGCTCCTGGACGGCAAGAATGTCGCGCTGGTCTCCGACGCAGGGACCCCCGGTATATCGGATCCCGGACATGAGCTTATCGCGCTTTGCATAGGCGAAGGAGTGTCTGTAGAATCTATTCCCGGGCCGACTGCTGTCATTACGGCGCTGGTCGTATCAGGCCTGCCGACAGCTCACTTCGCATTCGACGGCTTTCCGCCGCGCAAATCCAGCGAGCGCAAAGCGTTTTTCCAGAGTCTTAAGCACGAGATGCGCACAATATGTCTCTATGAGTCTCCTCTAAGACTTATAAAGACACTTGAGTCGGTCCGCGATGAACTCGGCGACAGGCAAATTGCAATCGTGCGCGAGGCTACCAAGATGTTTGAGGAGACCTATCGCGGAACAGTCAGTGGGGCAATCGAATACTTCACCGAGCGCAAGCCGCGCGGAGAGTTTGTAATTGTCATCAGCGGTGCATCTGTCCCGGCAGCCGAGGAAGAACCGCGCGTCAGCCTCGCGAGCCGGCTTGCTCAGTTGATGGAGTCAGGCGAGTCGGAGCGTGATGCTGTGAGGCGGGCCATGATCGAGTTCAAACTGCCCAAGCGCCAGGTCTATGCTGCTGCGCTGCAGCTTAAAGCGAGTCGGGGGGGGCAAGCCTGA